In Carassius gibelio isolate Cgi1373 ecotype wild population from Czech Republic chromosome B13, carGib1.2-hapl.c, whole genome shotgun sequence, one genomic interval encodes:
- the osr1 gene encoding protein odd-skipped-related 1 has product MGSKTLPAPVPLHPSLQLANYSFLQTSNGLHLPADHMPSIYSFSALHAVHLHQWTLGYPPFTLPRCTFSKLPGLVDARFPLPSIPLFPHLVQPAKQESPGPGSGASSKSKPRFDFANLAAAATQDDALKAEDLSTNNGHVRSPSLGCLLDVAKLSSPERKPSRGRLPSKTKKEFVCKFCGRHFTKSYNLLIHERTHTDERPYTCDICHKAFRRQDHLRDHRYIHSKEKPFKCQECGKGFCQSRTLAVHKTLHMQVKELKPAKIK; this is encoded by the exons ATGGGCAGTAAAACGCTCCCAGCACCCGTGCCCCTTCATCCTTCTCTGCAGCTGGCGAACTATTCCTTCCTTCAGACCTCCAACGGGCTGCATTTGCCTGCTGACCACATGCCCAGCATCTACAGTTTCAGTGCCTTGCACGCCGTCCACCTGCACCAGTGGACTCTGGGCTACCCACCGTTCACTTTGCCTCGATGTACCTTCTCCAAGCTGCCTGGCCTGGTGGATGCCCGCTTCCCTCTCCCCTCAATCCCTCTGTTTCCCCATCTTGTCCAGCCTGCCAAACAGGAGTCCCCCGGGCCTGGGTCTGGAGCGTCCAGCAAAAGCAAACCCCGTTTTGACTTTGCCAACCTGGCGGCGGCCGCCACGCAGGATGACGCCCTGAAGGCAGAAGATCTGAGCACTAACAACGGGCACGTGCGCTCGCCTTCATTAGGCTGCCTGCTGGATGTGGCCAAGCTCTCCTCACCGGAAAGAAAACCAAGCCGAGGACGACTCCCATCCAAGACGAAAAAGGAGTTTGTGTGCAAGTTCTGTGGCCGCCACTTCACCAAGTCCTACAACCTGTTGATCCACGAGCGCACGCACACAGATGAGCGACCGTACACTTGTGACATCTGTCATAAGGCCTTCAGGAGGCAGGACCACCTGAGAGACCACAG GTACATCCATTCCAAAGAGAAGCCATTTAAATGCCAGGAGTGTGGAAAGGGTTTCTGTCAGTCCAGAACTCTTGCTGTCCACAAAACATTACACATGCAGGTCAAGGAGCTCAAACCAGCCAAGATAAAGTGA